Proteins encoded by one window of Candidatus Zixiibacteriota bacterium:
- a CDS encoding ABC transporter permease has translation MIGRGRLLLYRLLFGLALVGAWEWCSGRIIDPFWVSSPSRVFGYLYEVVADGSIFGHLAVTLYETFTGFFIGAVSGIGLGFALGRRELLAQIVDPYVVAFNGIPRIALAPLFIIWFGIGPTSKIILVVMVVFFLTFFNTYAGVKGVDAELKNILRVMGATERQILTKIVMPAIVPWITTGLKISVPYAIVGAVVGEFIAASKGLGYLIHYNTSLFSTTGALGGILVLALVVVVCNEAINRAEAYLLRWRPSERRGGEGELY, from the coding sequence ATGATCGGACGCGGCCGTCTGCTCCTCTATCGCCTGCTGTTCGGCCTCGCCCTCGTCGGCGCCTGGGAATGGTGCTCGGGGAGGATCATCGACCCCTTCTGGGTATCCAGCCCGTCGCGGGTCTTCGGCTATCTCTACGAGGTCGTCGCCGACGGCTCGATCTTCGGCCATCTCGCCGTCACGCTCTACGAGACCTTCACCGGCTTCTTCATCGGCGCCGTCAGCGGCATCGGCCTCGGCTTTGCGCTCGGCCGGCGCGAGCTGCTGGCCCAGATCGTCGATCCCTACGTCGTCGCCTTCAACGGGATACCGCGCATCGCGCTCGCGCCGCTGTTCATCATCTGGTTCGGTATCGGCCCGACCTCGAAGATCATCCTCGTGGTGATGGTCGTTTTCTTTCTCACTTTCTTCAACACCTACGCGGGCGTCAAAGGCGTCGATGCCGAGCTGAAGAACATCCTGCGCGTCATGGGGGCCACCGAACGGCAGATCCTGACGAAGATCGTCATGCCCGCGATCGTTCCCTGGATCACCACCGGCCTCAAGATCAGCGTTCCCTACGCGATCGTCGGAGCGGTCGTCGGCGAGTTCATCGCCGCGAGCAAAGGGCTCGGCTACCTGATCCATTACAACACCTCGCTTTTCTCGACCACGGGCGCGCTCGGCGGCATCCTGGTTCTCGCCCTCGTGGTCGTCGTGTGCAACGAGGCGATCAACCGCGCCGAAGCCTACCTCCTCCGCTGGCGGCCGTCGGAGCGGCGCGGGGGCGAGGGAGAACTGTACTGA
- a CDS encoding cobalamin-independent methionine synthase II family protein, producing MKRSIDRILTTHAGALPQPADLKQMHAARTSGQEIDERAFARRVREAVAEAVKKQIACGLDVINDGEVGKSNFSRYARERLSGFIEREAKPGERVSTIFARDLVEFESYFRSRVNRGDNVKRVFCNAPLRYVGHESLRREIEDFKAALEGQSYEEAFLPAVAPGTIEHWMKNDYYPDDESYLFAIADAMHEEYKAIVEAGFLLQIDDPDLPDGWQFMSHMSVPEYRKYAELRVDALNHGLRGIPPEKVRFHTCWGSYHGPHKHDIPLRDIVDLILKVRAGAYSIEAANPRHEHEWRVWQEVRFPEGKVLVPGVVGHATDIIEHPQAIADRLVRYAKVVGRENVMAGTDCGLGPRVGDAQIAWAKFEAMAEGARLATRELWGRA from the coding sequence ATGAAACGAAGCATCGACCGAATCCTCACCACCCACGCGGGCGCCCTGCCCCAGCCCGCCGACCTCAAGCAAATGCACGCCGCGCGGACGAGCGGACAGGAGATCGACGAAAGGGCGTTCGCGCGGCGCGTGAGAGAGGCCGTGGCCGAGGCGGTCAAGAAACAGATCGCGTGCGGTCTCGACGTCATCAACGACGGCGAGGTCGGGAAATCCAACTTTTCCCGCTACGCGCGCGAGCGGCTGAGCGGTTTCATCGAGCGCGAAGCGAAGCCGGGGGAACGCGTCTCGACCATCTTCGCTCGCGACCTCGTGGAATTCGAGAGCTACTTCAGGAGCCGGGTGAACCGCGGCGACAACGTCAAGCGGGTTTTCTGCAACGCGCCGCTCCGGTACGTCGGGCACGAAAGCCTGCGGCGCGAGATCGAGGACTTCAAAGCCGCCCTTGAAGGGCAAAGCTACGAGGAGGCGTTCCTTCCGGCCGTGGCTCCGGGCACGATCGAGCACTGGATGAAGAACGACTACTACCCCGACGACGAGTCTTACCTTTTCGCGATCGCCGACGCCATGCACGAGGAGTACAAGGCGATCGTGGAAGCCGGCTTCTTGCTCCAGATCGACGATCCCGATCTGCCGGACGGCTGGCAGTTCATGTCGCACATGAGCGTGCCGGAATACCGCAAATACGCCGAGCTGCGCGTCGACGCGCTGAACCACGGCCTGCGGGGCATCCCGCCGGAAAAGGTGCGGTTCCATACCTGCTGGGGGAGCTACCACGGACCGCACAAGCACGACATCCCGCTGCGGGACATTGTCGACTTGATCCTCAAGGTCCGCGCCGGCGCCTATTCGATCGAAGCGGCCAATCCCCGCCACGAGCACGAGTGGCGGGTCTGGCAGGAGGTCAGGTTTCCCGAAGGGAAAGTGCTGGTGCCGGGCGTCGTCGGTCATGCGACGGACATCATCGAGCACCCCCAGGCGATCGCCGACCGGCTGGTGCGCTACGCGAAGGTCGTCGGCCGGGAAAACGTCATGGCCGGCACGGACTGCGGGCTCGGCCCGCGGGTCGGCGACGCGCAAATCGCCTGGGCCAAATTCGAGGCGATGGCCGAGGGAGCGCGCCTCGCCACGCGGGAGCTCTGGGGCCGGGCCTGA
- a CDS encoding LLM class flavin-dependent oxidoreductase, which yields MKFGMFIIGDSHPEAARDLGDYYDAMIEQVTRAERLGYQGFWFGEHHFDFAGVIPAPPVFMAAAARATTTIRLGVAVSLLPYRDPIFVAEEYAMVDVLSRGRLDFGVGRGTPPELKGFGVTEDNRELLLESLEVVKRAWSEGRVSFHGRYRTIDDVSLNVRPVQRPTPPLFLAALSDESYRMAGINRYPVLGIPYASCKDMAELERKISLYRESLAASGEDPAAFEVIQCFHAHAAESEREADANARQGMVPYLAARIQVRPRGYDELLGKRLVVVGSPRRCIEQIEEIRSTGTDHIIFMMNFATLPQEKVLASMEIMAREVLPKLAIR from the coding sequence ATGAAGTTCGGAATGTTCATCATCGGCGACAGCCACCCGGAGGCGGCCAGAGATCTCGGCGACTATTATGACGCGATGATCGAGCAGGTGACGCGAGCCGAGCGCCTCGGGTATCAGGGGTTCTGGTTCGGCGAGCACCACTTCGATTTCGCCGGGGTCATTCCCGCGCCGCCGGTCTTCATGGCGGCGGCAGCCAGGGCGACGACAACCATCCGCCTGGGCGTTGCGGTCTCCCTGCTCCCTTACCGGGACCCGATCTTCGTCGCCGAGGAATACGCGATGGTCGACGTCCTCAGCCGCGGCCGGCTCGATTTCGGCGTCGGCCGGGGCACGCCACCGGAGCTCAAGGGATTTGGCGTCACCGAGGACAATCGGGAGCTGCTCCTCGAAAGCCTGGAGGTCGTGAAACGAGCCTGGAGCGAGGGGCGGGTCTCGTTTCACGGCAGGTACCGTACGATCGACGACGTTTCGCTGAACGTCCGTCCGGTACAGCGACCCACGCCGCCGTTGTTTCTCGCGGCCTTGAGCGACGAGTCCTATCGGATGGCGGGGATCAATCGCTACCCGGTGCTCGGCATTCCCTACGCAAGTTGCAAGGACATGGCGGAGCTCGAGCGGAAGATCTCGCTCTATCGGGAAAGCCTCGCGGCCTCGGGCGAAGACCCGGCCGCGTTCGAGGTCATCCAGTGTTTTCATGCGCACGCCGCCGAAAGCGAGCGGGAGGCCGACGCGAACGCCCGGCAGGGGATGGTGCCTTACCTGGCGGCGAGAATCCAGGTGCGGCCGCGCGGCTACGACGAGCTGCTCGGAAAACGGCTGGTCGTCGTCGGCAGCCCGAGGCGCTGCATCGAGCAGATCGAGGAAATCCGGTCCACGGGCACCGATCACATCATCTTCATGATGAACTTCGCCACGCTCCCCCAGGAAAAGGTCCTGGCCTCGATGGAAATCATGGCGAGGGAGGTGCTGCCGAAGCTCGCGATCCGCTGA